A window of Pullulanibacillus sp. KACC 23026 genomic DNA:
AAGCAAAACAGGTGATAAATTTTTGGGGCAAGTTAATCAAAGAGGGTGCTGTTCAGGCGACAAATGATGGTACACCTCAATGGGAAAGTAATATAGGTAAGGGAATCTATGCTTCGTTATCAGGGGCAGCCTGGTCGCCGACCTATACAATCCAACCCTATGTTACGCCGGCAACCTCTGATTGGAATGCAGCTGATATGCCTCAATGGAATACAAATGGGAAATTTGTAACAGGTAACTGGGGTGGCTCAACAAATGCCGTTACGACACAAACCAAATACCCTGAAGCAGCGGCTTTATTCGCAGCATGGATCAATACAAGTGCTGCTAGCGAAAAACTGGATGTCACAGATGTTAGTAAAGGCGGTCGTGGACAGGTGCCGGGAAATAAATATGGCATCCAACAACCTGAGATGAATGCACCTAATTCAGGTCTTAATAATCAGGTTTCTGGTCCGATTTTTGCGAAAGCAGCCTCAGCGGTTGATACTTCTTTCGAATGGAGTCCATGGACAGATTATGTCTATAACCAAATGACGGTTGAATTTACAAATGCAGCTAATGGAAAAGAAACTTGGGATCAGGCCCTTGACAACTTGCAAAATGAAGTAACTGTTTTTGCAAAGTCTTCGGGATACAAAGTCGTTTCTGATGGGACACAAAGTTCATCAACTACTAAACCGTTTTCACTTCTAAATACGCCTGCCCTGCCAGTTATCGTTGTTTTAGCTCTTATCGCCGTACTTATTTGGTTCTTTAGAAGAAGACAATCATCCGTAAAGATTTAAAGTGAACTGTGAAAAAGAAATTTAGTAGATAATTAACGAGTCTGTTTTAAAACGATTAATAAAATACAGAAACGTGAGGGATGATGATGGTCCGAATTCGACGTGTTCCCTATATATTTCTTACACCTTTCCTAATCTTGTTCGCTTTATTCTTCGTTTTTCCTTTTCTCTATTCGCTTATCTTAAGTTTATTTGTGAGCCGCCAAGGAAGTTTGCATTTCGTGGGTTTAGCCAATTACTTGACCGCTTGGCAGGACAAAAGCTTTTGGATATCCGTTTACCGTGTGGCTTACTATGGTGTGGTACAAGTGACGATCATGCTCGTGTTAGCCTTAATTTTGGCCTTATTCTTGGATAGCCCTTTTGTCAAAAGTAAAGGACTTTTTCGAGTGATTTATTTCTTGCCTTACGCCGTTCCAGGGGTTATTGCAGCGATCATGTGGGGTTTCTTGTATTCACCTGACCTTAACCCGATCTTGCAAATTTTCGGAGTTTTTACAGGGGGAAAGCCGCTTAACTTATTGAATTCAGGTACCGTTTTATACGGGATTATGAACATGGCAACATGGGCGTGGACCGGTTACAATATGACCATTTATTTTGCTAGTCTTACTTCGATCCCTTTAGATTTGTATGATGCGGCAAAGATTGATGGATGTAATGAATTTCAAACTGCCTGGCATATCAAATTGCCGCTTTTGAGACAAGTAATCATTATGACAACCGTTTTGTCTATCATTGGATCACTCCAATTATTTAATGAACCATTCGTTCTTTCGTCTTTGACAAGTATTCCTGCAAACTTCACCCCGAATATGGATATTTATAATATGGCATTTGCCTATGGAAACTTCACCTACTCGGCAACCTTATCAATTACCTTGGTATTGATTACCTTTATAGCTTCCTTATTGTTTATGTGGGCAACCTCGGAGCGTAAGAAATCAAAATCAAAGAAAATAAAAAATACAGTTATCAATGATAAAAGATTGGGTACCTCGACATTATCCTATCATGCAAAAGGAGAGAAGTCGTTATGAGCCTAACCTCAAAATCACACGCAACGACCAGCTTGCAGCGAAGAAATCATAAGAGTTCAAAAGATAGAGTTAAGACTTCATTATCTATGATTCTCATTATTGTCATGGCGGCTTACTTTTTGTTCCCTTTGTATTGGCTTATTGTGGCGATGACGAAAAGTACTAATCAATTATTTAATACATCGATGCTTGCCTTCCCAGCTCATTTAAATCTTTGGGCAAACTTAAAATGGTTAAATTCCTATCAAAATGGCATGTTTTGGCGGTGGGTTTTGAATTCTATCATCTATGCCGTTGGGGCTGGTGTACTTGGAACCTTAGTCAGTGCCATGGCAGGATATGCGCTCTCCAAATATAATTTTAAACTTAAAAATACCTTATCTGTTGCTATACTAGGATCTTTAATGATTCCTGGGGCTGCACTTGCCATCCCTGTTTTCTTGATGGTTAAATCACTTGGTCTGATCAACACTTATGCTGGAGTTATCTTACCGATGATTGTTAACCCTTTTGGCGTGTACTTTATGATGGTTTTCATTAAAGAATCAATGCCAGGTGAACTCATTGATTCTGGGAGAGTAGATGGGGCTAATGATTATAAAATCTTTTTCCGTATTGCGTTGCCGATTATTCGTCCAGGTTTGGTCACACTCTTTTTAATCTCCTTTATTGGGGCATGGAATAACTTCTTCTTACCTTTAGTTCTCTTAAATAAAACGAGCTTTTATCCTTTGACGGTGGGGCTGCAAATTTGGACAGCTAACCTAAATTCAGCGGGCACTGGCCAACCGTTATATCCACTCATCCTAATTGGTTCATTCCTATCCATATTGCCAATGCTGATCTTGTTCCCAATTCTTCGAAAACATATTGTTTCGGGAATTGCAATGGGAGGGGTTAAAGCTTAAGGAAGTTGGACGTCCTTTAAAAAATCATTTAGTAGCTAGGCAAGATTCACGAAGTTGGTACCAATTCCATATAAAGGTTTCTAAGAAAAATGGGCCTCATCCAGCGATTCTCCATATAGCCATTATAAGAATCTTTTCTGATGGTTATTTCGTAGAGGATTTAACCTTATATTTGATGCCTGGTCGCTTGGATAAGAAGTCAATGATTTAAGCAGTTTTTGGCTACTACAGATTTTCTATGAATAATTCAGGTCTATATTGATTCGAATTAATATTGGACCTATTCTAGAAAGGGTTATCCAAAAAAATGCTAAAAGGCGTTTGTTAATAGATTTATCTTGATCCTATCTAATAAACGGTGATGAATGATTAAAACTAACTTTTTTTCAATGTTTTATAGGAATGTTTTGATTCTATTATTAAACAGTATTAATATAATGAAATAAAGAAATGTTTTAATATAATAGGGAGGAACCTAATGAAAAAGATACGTTGGGGAATAATCGGAAGTGCTGGCATTGCCAAACGCTCTGTTATTCCTGGTATTCAGCAATCAGAAACAGGGGAAGTCGTTGCCATTGCCAGTCGGACATTAGAAAAAGCACAGCAAACGGCAAAGGAATTGTCTATACCAAAAGCATACGGCAGTTATGAAGACCTCCTTGCCGACCCTTCAATTGATAGCGTATACATACCACTTCCTAATCATTTGCATAAGGAGTGGACCATTCGAGCTGCCAAAGCGGGGAAACATGTTTTGTGTGAAAAACCTTTGGCGTTGAATGCAGTAGAAGCTCAAGAAATGGTTCAGGCATGCGAAGAGGCAAATGTTGTTTTTGCCGAAGCCTTTATGTATCGTTATCATCCTCGTTATAAGATGATTAAAGAAGTGATCGATTCAGGTGAGATCGGAGAAATTCGTGGGATCTATGCCAATTTCACATTCAACAATGCGGGTGATTCAAGCAATGTCCGTTATAAGAAAGAATGGGGCGGGGGCTCTTTGTATGATGTGGGAGTTTACCCAATCAGTGCCGCTCGGATGTTACTAGGAGAAGAACCACAAGCGGCAACCGCTCATGCGCTCTTTTCTGAACAGCATGGGGATGTGGATATGATGGCCTCGGGTATTCTTGAATTTAATCACGGGGTTGCCTTGACCTTTGATTGCGGAATGTGGGCAGCCGGGAGAAATGTTCTAGAAGTATTGGGAACAGAAGGCAGAATTGAAGTTCCTTCTGCCTTTGTTGTCGAGCTAAATGAAAAGGATAATTTCTACGTCTCTACTCGAGAAGGTAAAAGAGAAGTCGAGGTACCAAAAGTTAATCAATATGCTTTGCAAGCCGATGCGATCGGAAGACGGATTCTTTCTGGTGAGCCTCTTCCTTTTCCACCTCAAGATGCTGTTTTAAATATGAAAGTTCTTGATGCTTGTCTCACTTCGGCAAGGGAACATCGACGTGTTGTAATAGAATAGGGGGGCTGTCATGAAAACGATTAAAATAAAAGGTTTGGATAAGCCGGTTACGACACTCATTCAGGGCTCTGATTATTTTAGACCGAGTAACTATGAAACGGTTAGAACGGTTTTGGATCGTTTTTTTGACATAGGTGGTAATACGATCGATACCGCCCATGTCTATTGCGGTGGTGAGAGTGAAGTCGCAATCGGTCAATGGCTGAAAGAGCGGAATAATCGTGAGGATGTGGTTATTCTTACAAAGGGGGCTCACCATGATCAAAACGGGCCCCGCGTTAATCCAGAGGCCATCTCAAGTGATTTATTAACGAGCTTAGAGAGACTCGGAACGGATTATATTGATTTATATGCGCTCCACCGGGATGATCCTAATGTTCCGGTAGAAGTCATCATTGATGCTTTAAATGAACATATTGAAGCTGGGAGGATTAAGGCAATTGGCGGCTCCAACTGGACAGTCGAGCGTTTGCAAGAAGCGAACGACTATGCGGAGAGGAATGGTCTGGTTGGTTTTACATTTAATAGTCCAAACCTCAGTTTAGCTAAGGCTCAAGAACCTTATTGGGAGGGCTGTATCTCTGCCGATGCCGCGTATTGCAAGTGGCATAAAGAACAACAAATGCCGCTGCTTTCTTGGTCTTCCCAAGCACGCGGGTTCTTTACAGGACGGTTTACTCCTGAAGACCGCAGCAATGCGGACCTTGTCCGGGTTTTTTACAATGATGACAATTGGGAAAGACTGCGCCGTGCGGAACAATTAGCAAAGGAAAAAAACGTGAGCCCGATTCAGATTGCTTTAGCGTATGTACTGAACCAATCGTTCCCAACCTGCGCTCTCATTGGTGCTCAAAATGAAGAAGAGCTATTGTCTTGTAACGAAGGGGCAAACATCGTGTTAACAGAAGAAGAGTTAAATTGGCTCGAACAGGTGTAAAGGATCGTTAAGCCGATGTTTAATAGAATTTAAGTGTGCCTGTTCCTATTTGGAGCAGGCACTTTTAATGAGCAGGATACTGAAGTTGGTTTGTCATCATTACTCTTCTAACTTGTTGAAGGACGGTGGTGGATTTACGGAAAAGAAGAGAGAATGGCTATCTGTTAAAAATTGTTAAGTAAAATTCTAGTTCGATCTAGTATAATGAATAATAGAATGTATTTGTCGGAATGATAGGTAGGGGTTTCCAATAGGGATGTGGCGGTGAAGAAATGACGCAACTGGAGCAAGATTATAAAGAAAGAAATGAATTGCTCAAAGAGATTAAAAGGCTGAAAATAGAAAATGATGCGTTAAAGTATATGGCGAAAAAAGAGAGACGCTATATTAACTATAAACAAGTCATTAATAAAATTACAGATGCCATCTATTTTTTTAAAGTTGAGGAGGGGCGTTCCGGGCATTTTATAGAGGTTAATGAATGCGCCCATGCCCGATTAGGTTATACGCGTGAAGAAATTCTGAACATGTCTCCGCTTGAGATCGACATCATGTCAGAAGAACAAATCATGTTAGTCTATGAAAAAATATCAAAACGGAAGCAGATTTCCTTTGAAAGTTATCATGTTTGTAAAGACGGCACTCATCTTCCGGTTGAAATAAAATTGCACAAAATTGATATTAGAAATGAAGAATATATTGTGGCCGTTTGCCGGGATATTTCGGATCGTAAGGAATCTGAAAAAGTCATCAATAATGCAAAAGAGCAATATGAAAAATTGGTTGAGTCCTCAACAAATGGTGTTGCTGTGGTGCAAGATGGCATTATCGTTTTTACCAATCAGACGTTAGTCAAAATGCTTGGAGTAACGTGTAAAGAAGCGCTTTTAGAAAAGTCTCTCATTCAGTTTTTGGATAGCTCCTCTCAACAGGACTATTCCTTACTCACGAAACAAGGACAGACCCATGAAAAACTTTCTTGTACATGGAAAAAGCTAGACGGTTCGGACCTATACACAGAAGTTATTACCATTCCAACTAACTTTGATGAAAAACCATCCAATCAACTCATTATTCAAGATGTATCGGAGAGAAAACAAAATGAACAAATGATGCTCCAAGCAGAGAAAATGAATGTGGTAGGGCAGCTTGCGGCCGGCATTGCTCATGAGATCCGCAACCCTTTGACTTCTTTAAAGGGCTTTGTGCAGCTTTTTCGTTCGGATTCGGTTCCAAATGAATTATTTCTTAGCATTATGGAAAGTGAACTAGAGAGAATTAATGTGATATCGAATGAATTTCTCACCTTGGCTAAACCTTATAACCTCGATTTTTTTCCAGTTGATCTCAAGATGACTTTGAGCAGTGTTATAAGCCTATTGGAGACCGAGGCTTTTAAACAATCTGTTACGATAATTTCTCAAATTAAATCGGATGATCTAGTCGTAAACGGCATTAGTACCGAACTTAAACAAGTGCTTATTAACCTGATGAAAAATGCCATTGAAGCAACTCTTGATGGGGGAAATCTCTATATCCAGGCGGAAAAACGTGAAGACTTTATCGAGATCACGATAAAAGACGAAGGCATCGGGATGACAACAGATCAGTTAAAACGACTAGGGGAACCTTTTTACACAACAAAGGAACTCGGAACAGGTCTTGGTCTAATGGTCACTTATAAAATTATCCAAAATCATTTTGGAAAAATAAAAGTGCAAAGTAAAAGAAATGAAGGAACGATTGTTACCGTTAAATTACCCGCTGCCGAATAGAAGCGGTAAAGAACGCTGCAAAATGGACTTTAAAATCATTTTGTTGAAGAGGTGTTGCTTTGTTTTTACAAGTAATGGACTATTAATGGAATTATATAAAAGATCATTAAGCATCCTCATGTTTAATGATCTTTTTCCTGTTGTTAAGTGTACTCTAGAATCTTGACTTGTGGATCACTCTCTATTAATACGTTGCTATTTAAAAGAAAATAACCTGGTTTTTCGGAAACACTGTCGTTCGTCCGCAGCAAGTGAGAGAATCGTCGTTACATTTAAAACTATTAGGCGTAACCATTACCGCTTGCCTGTTTTCGGCTTTCCTCTATTTAAATTCCCCGAAGAGAAGTCAAGTTCGAATAAATCCTTCTTGTAAAGCGTTCTTCAAGTAGGGGGTCGGTTCACCCACACTATAAAGCTGTAATTCATGCATCGCTCTTGTACAGGCGGTATAGAAAATTCTGCGCAGGCTTTCATCACCGTAGACATGCTCTGAGGCATCATAAATGATGACGGCATCGAATTCAATCCCTTTTGACAAGTATGATGGGATGACAACGACTCCTTGTTCATATTCAATTGAACCGTTTTTTATGAGTTTAATGTCGTCGATGCTGGTGGATAAGGCTTCAAAGGCTTTGGCGCTCTCCTCAGATGATTGGCATATGATCGCAATACTATTAAACTTAAGACTTCGCCAATCGGCAACTTTGGATGCCATGCACTGATGCAGCGAGTCGTGATCGGCCAATTGTGTCAGCACAGGCTGTTCGCCATCTCGTTCGAAAGGGATAATCTTCTCTCCGTCCGGCACGAGTCTGCGTGTCAATTCAATGATAGGTTTTACCGATCGGTAGCTTCGCGCCATAGTGATTAATGTTGTTTCATCCGGTCCGTATAAGCGAGTAAGCGTGTGGAAATCGGCTATATCTCTGGCATGGGGAAAGATCGCCTGATTAAAATCGCCGAGCACAGTCATTTTGGCGTAAGGAAACAGGCGCTTTAAAAACTCGAATTGAAAAGGAGAATAATCCTGAGCCTCATCTACAACGATGTGTTTGATGTTATTATTCGTCTGAAAGCCATGAATGAGCTCTTTCAAGAGCAAAAACGGAGTGGCATCTTCATAAAATAATTTGCCTTTGTCCAAAGTATCCAATGTCGTTTGGCAAATCTCAGCCCACTCCAAGGGTGTTTCTCCATCCAGCCATTCTTTTATCTGTAACGGGTCCGCAAAAAGTGCTTTGTACATCCCCTTAATGTCAATGAAATGATACGCTCTTATTCTGTTACGCAACGGCTTTAACTTCCGACGAACAATCAATCGGGCAAGGTCTTTTGGATCCATTTCATAATCAGCA
This region includes:
- a CDS encoding Gfo/Idh/MocA family oxidoreductase, with protein sequence MKKIRWGIIGSAGIAKRSVIPGIQQSETGEVVAIASRTLEKAQQTAKELSIPKAYGSYEDLLADPSIDSVYIPLPNHLHKEWTIRAAKAGKHVLCEKPLALNAVEAQEMVQACEEANVVFAEAFMYRYHPRYKMIKEVIDSGEIGEIRGIYANFTFNNAGDSSNVRYKKEWGGGSLYDVGVYPISAARMLLGEEPQAATAHALFSEQHGDVDMMASGILEFNHGVALTFDCGMWAAGRNVLEVLGTEGRIEVPSAFVVELNEKDNFYVSTREGKREVEVPKVNQYALQADAIGRRILSGEPLPFPPQDAVLNMKVLDACLTSAREHRRVVIE
- a CDS encoding extracellular solute-binding protein, with amino-acid sequence MKKRRILVTWFVICSFFLLTASTSFAQDFQQPSYPKYTKQATITWWTWTANPDKVIAAFNKVYPNIKVNHPLIGGGSAEYNKLTTAIKAGTGAPDVVQIEYQYLPKFVGTGGILDISKYVKQYKDYFQPWTWNQVSQGNKIYAIPEDIGPLALLYRPDVFQKYKLAVPKTWDEFAKEAEQLHKQNPNMYMSYFPLNDGGYITGLLWQAGVRPFTYTSKGWKIDLNSPKAKQVINFWGKLIKEGAVQATNDGTPQWESNIGKGIYASLSGAAWSPTYTIQPYVTPATSDWNAADMPQWNTNGKFVTGNWGGSTNAVTTQTKYPEAAALFAAWINTSAASEKLDVTDVSKGGRGQVPGNKYGIQQPEMNAPNSGLNNQVSGPIFAKAASAVDTSFEWSPWTDYVYNQMTVEFTNAANGKETWDQALDNLQNEVTVFAKSSGYKVVSDGTQSSSTTKPFSLLNTPALPVIVVLALIAVLIWFFRRRQSSVKI
- a CDS encoding carbohydrate ABC transporter permease, giving the protein MSLTSKSHATTSLQRRNHKSSKDRVKTSLSMILIIVMAAYFLFPLYWLIVAMTKSTNQLFNTSMLAFPAHLNLWANLKWLNSYQNGMFWRWVLNSIIYAVGAGVLGTLVSAMAGYALSKYNFKLKNTLSVAILGSLMIPGAALAIPVFLMVKSLGLINTYAGVILPMIVNPFGVYFMMVFIKESMPGELIDSGRVDGANDYKIFFRIALPIIRPGLVTLFLISFIGAWNNFFLPLVLLNKTSFYPLTVGLQIWTANLNSAGTGQPLYPLILIGSFLSILPMLILFPILRKHIVSGIAMGGVKA
- a CDS encoding aldo/keto reductase; translated protein: MKTIKIKGLDKPVTTLIQGSDYFRPSNYETVRTVLDRFFDIGGNTIDTAHVYCGGESEVAIGQWLKERNNREDVVILTKGAHHDQNGPRVNPEAISSDLLTSLERLGTDYIDLYALHRDDPNVPVEVIIDALNEHIEAGRIKAIGGSNWTVERLQEANDYAERNGLVGFTFNSPNLSLAKAQEPYWEGCISADAAYCKWHKEQQMPLLSWSSQARGFFTGRFTPEDRSNADLVRVFYNDDNWERLRRAEQLAKEKNVSPIQIALAYVLNQSFPTCALIGAQNEEELLSCNEGANIVLTEEELNWLEQV
- a CDS encoding sugar ABC transporter permease — its product is MGLANYLTAWQDKSFWISVYRVAYYGVVQVTIMLVLALILALFLDSPFVKSKGLFRVIYFLPYAVPGVIAAIMWGFLYSPDLNPILQIFGVFTGGKPLNLLNSGTVLYGIMNMATWAWTGYNMTIYFASLTSIPLDLYDAAKIDGCNEFQTAWHIKLPLLRQVIIMTTVLSIIGSLQLFNEPFVLSSLTSIPANFTPNMDIYNMAFAYGNFTYSATLSITLVLITFIASLLFMWATSERKKSKSKKIKNTVINDKRLGTSTLSYHAKGEKSL
- a CDS encoding PAS domain S-box protein; translated protein: MTQLEQDYKERNELLKEIKRLKIENDALKYMAKKERRYINYKQVINKITDAIYFFKVEEGRSGHFIEVNECAHARLGYTREEILNMSPLEIDIMSEEQIMLVYEKISKRKQISFESYHVCKDGTHLPVEIKLHKIDIRNEEYIVAVCRDISDRKESEKVINNAKEQYEKLVESSTNGVAVVQDGIIVFTNQTLVKMLGVTCKEALLEKSLIQFLDSSSQQDYSLLTKQGQTHEKLSCTWKKLDGSDLYTEVITIPTNFDEKPSNQLIIQDVSERKQNEQMMLQAEKMNVVGQLAAGIAHEIRNPLTSLKGFVQLFRSDSVPNELFLSIMESELERINVISNEFLTLAKPYNLDFFPVDLKMTLSSVISLLETEAFKQSVTIISQIKSDDLVVNGISTELKQVLINLMKNAIEATLDGGNLYIQAEKREDFIEITIKDEGIGMTTDQLKRLGEPFYTTKELGTGLGLMVTYKIIQNHFGKIKVQSKRNEGTIVTVKLPAAE